The following proteins are encoded in a genomic region of Acidobacteriota bacterium:
- a CDS encoding nucleotide sugar dehydrogenase: MIKDELERIISTAEARIGVIGLGYVGLPLIAEFCLKGFNSIGFEVDDKKVAELNAGRSYIVDVSDETVAKCVDGGKLTATTDFSQLNACDVIIICVPTPLRKTKDPDMSYILTAGGEIQKYMRRGQLIILESTTYPGTTDEILQPMFEEKGFELDEDFLLAFSPERVDPGNPQFQTHNIPKVVGGVSNDSTDVAALLYGQIVNDVHRVSSARVAEAAKLWENTFRAINIGMANEMAKLCNALGIDTWEVVRAAATKPFGFMPFFPGPGIGGHCIPLDPHYLSWKARQHGFDSQFISLAEQINSTMPNYVVELATTALNDEKKSVNGSKILILGVAYKKDIDDMRESPALSIIDLLRADGADVYFHDPFVETVTFDHAYTIGDGEPLHNRELTDDLITGSDCVIICTEHSPVDYGRVCELASLIVDTRNALSPETRDGSKARIVRL; the protein is encoded by the coding sequence ATGATAAAGGACGAATTAGAACGAATTATTTCTACCGCTGAGGCGCGTATCGGTGTCATCGGACTTGGCTACGTCGGCCTTCCGCTGATCGCCGAATTTTGCTTGAAAGGCTTCAACTCGATCGGTTTTGAGGTCGACGATAAAAAGGTCGCTGAGCTTAATGCCGGACGCTCGTACATTGTCGATGTTTCAGACGAAACGGTCGCGAAATGCGTCGATGGCGGCAAACTCACGGCAACGACAGATTTTAGTCAGCTGAACGCGTGCGACGTGATCATCATCTGCGTTCCGACGCCGCTAAGAAAGACGAAGGATCCTGATATGTCGTACATTCTGACGGCTGGCGGCGAGATCCAGAAATACATGCGTCGAGGGCAGTTGATCATCCTCGAATCAACAACATATCCGGGAACGACAGACGAGATCTTGCAACCGATGTTCGAGGAGAAGGGCTTCGAACTCGATGAGGACTTTTTACTTGCATTTTCGCCTGAACGTGTCGACCCGGGCAATCCGCAGTTTCAAACTCACAACATTCCGAAGGTCGTCGGCGGAGTCTCAAATGATTCGACTGACGTCGCGGCGTTACTTTACGGGCAGATCGTGAATGACGTTCATCGCGTATCGTCCGCCCGTGTCGCTGAGGCGGCAAAGCTATGGGAAAACACTTTTCGCGCCATTAACATCGGTATGGCGAACGAGATGGCCAAGCTATGCAATGCCCTCGGCATTGATACATGGGAGGTCGTTCGTGCGGCGGCGACAAAGCCGTTTGGCTTTATGCCGTTCTTCCCCGGACCTGGAATCGGCGGCCATTGCATCCCTCTTGATCCGCATTATTTGTCGTGGAAAGCACGGCAGCATGGCTTCGATTCGCAATTTATTTCACTCGCCGAACAGATCAATTCGACTATGCCCAATTATGTCGTAGAACTGGCGACAACGGCTCTGAACGATGAGAAAAAGTCGGTCAATGGTTCGAAAATACTGATACTGGGCGTCGCATATAAAAAAGATATCGACGATATGCGCGAGTCGCCGGCGTTGTCGATAATCGACCTTTTGCGTGCTGATGGGGCCGATGTGTATTTTCACGATCCATTCGTCGAAACAGTGACCTTTGACCATGCTTACACGATCGGCGATGGCGAGCCGCTGCACAATCGCGAACTGACCGATGATCTGATAACGGGTTCTGATTGCGTCATAATATGCACTGAGCATTCGCCCGTCGATTATGGTCGCGTTTGTGAATTAGCATCGTTGATCGTTGACACGCGGAATGCGCTTTCACCTGAAACGCGTGATGGAAGCAAGGCTAGAATTGTCAGGCTCTAA
- the wecB gene encoding UDP-N-acetylglucosamine 2-epimerase (non-hydrolyzing): MLKVLLIVGARPNFMKVAPIYAEMKRRPVEFEPLIVHTGQHYDAAMSDAFFDDLGMPKPDVYLGVGSGTHAVQTAKVMTEFEPVVLEHGPDWVVVVGDVNSTIACALVCSKLGIKVAHVEAGLRSRDRAMPEEINRILTDSISDLLLTTSQDADENLSQEGIPADRIRFVGNVMIDSLLEQLKIAERSTIREELGVEQSKYALLTLHRPSNVDERPVFSGIINSLIAIANRLPIVFPVHPRTKAKIEEFGYGEVIKNSNLRLIEPLGYLDFMRLYSGARLVLTDSGGIQEETTVLGIPCLTLRENTERPVTIELGTNILVGTDGEKIMRAAFEILDKDELSKTGRIPPLWDGKTAGRICDELIRKS, encoded by the coding sequence ATGCTCAAAGTTCTTCTCATCGTCGGTGCTCGGCCAAACTTCATGAAGGTGGCGCCGATCTACGCTGAAATGAAGAGGCGGCCGGTCGAGTTCGAGCCGCTGATCGTGCATACCGGACAGCACTATGATGCGGCGATGTCGGACGCTTTCTTTGATGATCTCGGGATGCCAAAGCCTGATGTTTATCTGGGTGTGGGCTCCGGCACTCATGCCGTTCAGACGGCAAAGGTGATGACCGAATTTGAGCCAGTCGTTTTAGAACATGGACCCGATTGGGTCGTCGTGGTCGGCGACGTGAATTCGACGATTGCCTGCGCTTTGGTCTGCTCGAAACTTGGGATCAAGGTCGCACACGTCGAGGCAGGCCTCAGATCTCGGGATCGGGCGATGCCTGAGGAGATCAATCGAATTCTAACGGATTCGATCTCTGATCTGCTGCTTACAACTTCGCAGGATGCCGACGAAAACCTCTCTCAAGAAGGCATTCCCGCGGACAGGATAAGATTTGTCGGCAACGTAATGATCGACTCGCTGCTCGAGCAGCTGAAGATAGCCGAACGCTCGACGATTCGTGAAGAACTTGGTGTTGAGCAGAGCAAATATGCCTTGTTGACGCTACATCGGCCGTCCAATGTTGATGAACGTCCGGTGTTTTCAGGTATCATCAATTCGCTCATCGCGATCGCGAACAGGCTGCCGATCGTCTTTCCTGTACATCCACGCACAAAGGCGAAGATCGAGGAATTTGGATATGGGGAAGTGATCAAAAATTCGAACCTTCGCCTGATCGAACCGCTCGGTTATCTCGATTTTATGCGGCTGTATAGCGGAGCTAGGCTGGTGCTGACCGATTCGGGCGGTATTCAGGAAGAAACTACGGTGTTGGGAATTCCGTGCTTGACACTTCGCGAGAACACGGAGCGTCCGGTGACCATCGAGCTTGGTACAAATATCCTGGTTGGAACCGACGGTGAAAAGATAATGCGAGCGGCGTTTGAAATACTGGACAAAGATGAATTATCTAAGACAGGTCGCATTCCCCCGCTATGGGACGGTAAGACCGCCGGTCGAATTTGCGACGAACTCATAAGAAAAAGTTGA
- a CDS encoding rhodanese-like domain-containing protein produces the protein MVTKVLFFSAIILAGSIVSSCEASKTNTSVSNSAAKQATPSASPPAGPSQPQIDNAARISLADAKKAFDDGSAIFIDTRADSTYKLEHIKGSINIPAGTVDANMSKLSKGKKLIAYCS, from the coding sequence ATGGTGACAAAAGTACTCTTTTTTAGTGCGATTATTTTGGCTGGAAGCATCGTTTCTTCGTGCGAAGCCTCTAAAACAAACACGTCGGTCAGCAATTCCGCAGCCAAACAGGCCACGCCTTCAGCATCGCCACCCGCGGGTCCGTCCCAGCCGCAGATCGACAACGCGGCACGAATTTCTCTCGCCGATGCCAAAAAAGCGTTTGACGACGGGTCCGCAATATTTATCGACACGCGTGCAGACAGCACCTACAAATTGGAACATATCAAGGGCTCGATCAACATTCCGGCCGGCACGGTAGATGCCAACATGAGCAAACTATCAAAGGGCAAAAAACTGATTGCCTATTGTTCCTGA
- the bcp gene encoding thioredoxin-dependent thiol peroxidase yields the protein MMLKEGDKAPAFTTTDQNGNTVKLTDLMGQRVVLYFYPKDDTPGCTKEACSFRDADEVYRSKGIRVLGVSIDSEKSHQKFISKYQLPFDLLADTDKQIVETYGVWAEKSMYGKKYMGTLRKTFLIDGDGKIVKIFDKVNVSAHADEVLEAFGEK from the coding sequence ATTATGCTTAAAGAGGGCGATAAGGCTCCGGCTTTCACAACAACAGACCAGAACGGAAACACGGTAAAACTGACCGATCTAATGGGCCAACGAGTGGTTCTGTATTTTTATCCGAAAGACGATACTCCCGGCTGCACAAAGGAAGCCTGCTCATTCCGCGATGCTGACGAAGTCTATCGGAGCAAGGGGATTCGTGTACTTGGCGTTTCGATCGACAGCGAAAAATCACATCAGAAATTCATCTCAAAATATCAACTTCCCTTCGACCTGTTAGCCGATACAGACAAGCAGATCGTCGAGACGTACGGCGTTTGGGCTGAAAAAAGCATGTACGGTAAGAAGTATATGGGAACGCTCCGCAAAACTTTTTTGATCGACGGCGATGGTAAGATCGTCAAGATATTCGACAAGGTGAATGTCTCAGCTCATGCAGACGAGGTTCTCGAAGCATTCGGAGAAAAGTAA